In Eleutherodactylus coqui strain aEleCoq1 chromosome 4, aEleCoq1.hap1, whole genome shotgun sequence, the following are encoded in one genomic region:
- the ATP5PO gene encoding LOW QUALITY PROTEIN: ATP synthase subunit O, mitochondrial (The sequence of the model RefSeq protein was modified relative to this genomic sequence to represent the inferred CDS: deleted 1 base in 1 codon): MAAAGRVSFKVRSFSTSVSRPVSKLVRPPIQVYGLEGRYATALYSAASKEKKLDQVEKDLNRMSTLIKDPKLSVIITNPHIKRSMKQKTITDLLAKEKFSPLTSNFVNLLAENGRLRYTPEVIGAFGKIMSAFRGEVLCSVTTASPLDEASLTELKSALNGFLAKGENVKLEIKTDPSILGGMVVSIGEKYVDMSTKTKIQKLAKIMRDTV; this comes from the exons ATGGCGGCGGCGGGCAGGGTCTCCTTCAAG GTGCGTTCCTTCAGCACGAGTGTCTCCAGACCTGTTTCCAAGTTAGTGCGG CCGCCCATCCAGGTCTACGGATTGGAAGGCCGCTATGCCACCGCTCTCTACTCTGCCGCTTCCAAGGAGAAGAAACTGGATCAGGTGGAGAAGGACCTGAACAGAATGTCC ACTCTTATTAAGGACCCCAAGTTATCTGTCATCATCACAAACCCCCACATCAAGAGGAGCATGAAGCAGAAGACGATCACTGATCTCCTGGCTAAAGAAAAGttttcccccctcacctccaactTCGTCA ATCTGCTGGCTGAGAACGGCCGTTTGCGTTATACCCCCGAAGTGATTGGTGCTTTTGGTAAAATCATGAGTGCTTTCCGGGGAGAAGTGCTGTGTTCC GTCACCACGGCTTCC CCTCTGGATGAAGCCAGTCTGACGGAGTTAAAGTCGGCCCTCAATGGTTTCCTTGCAAAGGGAGAGAATGTGAAATTGGAGATCAAG ACTGACCCCTCCATCTTGGGCGGGATGGTTGTCAGCATTGGGGAAAAATATGTTGACATGTCCACGAAAACCAAGATCCAGAAACTGGCTAAGATTATGAGGGACACCGTGTAA